In Tepidamorphus gemmatus, the sequence CAAGTACGATCTGACCAAGGACAGTGTCTTCGTGTCCGGCACCCAGGCGGTGCTGCGGCTCACCCTGATGCAGAAGGAACGCGACCGGCGCGCCGGTCTCAACACGGCGGGCTACGTCACCGGGTATCGCGGCTCGCCGCTCGGCAGTCTCGACCAGACGTTCGGCCGCGCAAGGACGCTGCTCGGCGCCAACGACATCGTCTTCCAGCCGGGCCTCAACGAGGATCTTGCTGCCACCGCGCTGTGGGGCACGCAGCAGGCCGAACTGCGCGGTGACGGTGCCTATGACGGCGTGTTCGGCATCTGGTACGGAAAGGGGCCGGGCGTCGACCGCTCCGGCGACGTCTTCCGCCATGCCAATCTGGCCGGAACCTCGCCGCATGGCGGCGTGATCGCGCTGATGGGCGACGATCACACATGCGAATCCTCGACCACCGCGCATCAGTCGGAATTCGCATTCGTCGATGCGATGATCCCCATCCTCAGCCCGGCCGGCGTCCAGGAGATCCTCGACTACGGCCTGCACGGCTGGGCACTGTCGCGCTATGCGGGGACGTGGTGCGGCATCAAGTGCGTCAAGGACACGATCGAATCGACGGCGATCGTGGACGGCCGCGTCGATCGCGTCGCGATCGTCACCCCCACCGATTTCCAGATGCCCGTCGGCGGCCTGAACATTCGCATCAACGATCACCCGATCCTGCAGGAGGCCCGCCTCCACGATTTCAAGCGCGATGCGGTCCTGGCCTATCTGCGGGCGAACAGGCTCGACCGGATCATCCTGCAGGGCGGGACGACGCCGCGGCTCGGCATCGCGACGCTGGGCAAGAGCTATCTCGACGTACGCCAGGCGCTTGAGGATCTCGGCATCGACGAGGTCAGGGCCGCCGCGCTCGGCATCCGGCTGTACAAGATCGCCTGCCCCTGGCCGCTGGAGCCCGAGGGGGCCCGTCGCTTCGCCGACGGTCTCGACATGATCATCGTTGTCGAGGAGAAGCGCTCGCTGGTCGAAACGCAGTTCAAGGAACTGCTCTACGGCATGGCGAACGCCCCGGTGATCGTCGGCAAGCACGACGAACAGGGCCGCACGTTGCTGCCGAGCAAGGGGGCGCTCGACCCCAACGATATCGCGATCGCGATCGGCGAGCGCGTGCTGCGCTTCGTCGATGATGCGGCGGTGGCGGCACGGCTCGCCGAGATCCGCAAGTTCCAGGCGGTGCTCGCCGAGACCCAGGACGTGGCGATCCGGACGCCATATTTCTGCGCCGGCTGCCCGCACAACACCTCGACGGTGGTACCGGAGGGCAGCCGTGCCTATGCCGGAATCGGCTGCCACTACATGGCGCAATGGATGGACCGGCAGACCGAGGGCTATACCCAGATGGGCGGCGAGGGCGCCAACTGGGTCGGCGAGGCGCCGTTCTCGAAGCGCAAGCACGTCTTCCAGAACCTCGGCGATGGTACCTACAATCATTCCGGCTATCTGGCGATCCGGGCGGCGGCGGCATCAGGGGTCAACATCACTTACAAGATCCTATTCAACGATGCGGTGGCGATGACCGGAGGCCAGCGCCATGAAGGTGGTCTGACGGTCGACCAGATTGCCCGGCAGGTGGCCGCGGAAGGGGCGCGGCAGGTCGTCGTCGTCACTGACGAGCCGGACAAGTATCCGACGGGTACGGCGTTTCCTCCCGGCACCACCATCCATCACCGCTCGGAGCTCGACGAGGTGCAGAAGAGCCTCAGGGAAGTGCCCGGGCTTTCGGTGCTCATCTACGACCAGACCTGCGCCGCAGAGAAACGCCGGCGTCGCAAGCGCGGGCAGTTTCCCGATCCGGCCCGGCGCATCTTCATCAACGAACTGGTGTGCGAGGGCTGTGGCGACTGCGGTGTCCAGTCGAACTGCGTCGCGATCCAGCCGGTGGAAACCGAGTTCGGCCGCAAGCGGCAGATCGACCAGTCGAGCTGCAACAAGGACTACTCCTGTTTGAAGGGATTCTGTCCGAGCTTCGTCACGGTCGAGGGCGGACGGCTGCGCAAGGGGGTGGGCCCGGCAGGGGTGCGCGGCGGCGATGTCGATGTCTCCGACCTGCCCGTGCCCGACCTGCCGCGGATCGACGGCACCTACGACGTGGTGGTGACCGGAGTCGGCGGCACGGGCGTCGTCACGATCGGCGCGCTGATCGGCATGGCGGCCTATCTGGAAGGCAAGGGCTGCGGCATCATCGACATGGCCGGCCTTGCCCAGAAGGGCGGCTCGGTGCTGACCCATCTCAAGATCGCCGATAGTCCGGAGGCAATCAGCGCGATCCGTGTCTCGGCCGGTGCGGCGGAGCTGGTGCTCGGCTGCGATATCGTCGTGGCGGGAACGAAGAAGGTGCTGGCCTCGGTGAGGCCGGGCCATACGGAAGTGGTCGTCAACACCCATGCCACCTATCCCGGCGACTTTGCCAAGAACGCCAACTTCACGCTGCCGATCGAACGGCTGAAGCGGGCGATCCGCGGGCAGGCGGGACAGGGACATGTGCACACGGTGGATGCCACGGGGCTTGCTACGGCGCTGCTCGGCGATGCCATCCTCGGCAACATCTTCATGCTCGGCTTTGCCTACCAGCTCGGACGGCTGCCGCTGAGCGCGGAGGCTCTGGAGCGGGCGATCGAGCTGAACGGCGTCGCGATCCGCGAAAACATCGCCGCATTCCGCTGGGGCCGCCGCGCTGCCGTCGATCCGGCCGGTGTCGAGAAGCTCGCCGAACCCGACAAGGGTGCCGATCCGGTGCACGACATCTCGGCCACGCTCGACGAGATGATCGAGCGCCGGGTCAGGTTCCTCACCGCCTACCAGGACTCCGCCTATGCCGGCCGCTACCGCGCACGGGTCGAGACGGTTCGCGCGGCGGAGACCGCGGCGATGCCGGGCGAGACGGCGCTCACCGAGGCCGTTGCGCGCTACCTGTTCAAGCTGATGGCATACAAGGACGAGTACGAGGTTGCGCGGTTGTATACGGACGGAACCTTCCTCAAGGCCGTGCGCGACACGTTCGAGGGTGACTACCGTCTGAAGTTTCACCTCGCCCCGCCGCTGACCAACAAGCCGGATCCCGCCACCGGCCGCCCGAAGAAGACGACCTTCGGACCGTGGATGATGACCGGCTTCCGCATCCTGGCTTCGCTGAAGCGCCTGCGCGGGACGCGGCTCGACATCTTCGGCTACAGTCACGAACGACGGACCGAGCGGCGGCTGATCGCCGATTACGAGGCGATGCTTGACGAGATCCTGGCCGGGCTGTCGCCAGCGACTCATGCAATCGCCGTCGCGCTCGCCTCGATCCCGGAAAAGATCCGCGGCTACGGGCCAGTCAAGGCGCGGCATCTCGCCGCGGCCAAGGCCGAAGAGGCCGCCCTGCTGGACAGTTTCAGGTCCGGCGGCGCGGCGGCTCGGCAGGCGGCAGAATAGTCCGACGCCACGATCCTGCCATCGCGCCGGCGTCTTGAGCATCCCCGCCGGCGGCGCGATACTCGCCGCCGCTGCCGCTCAGCGTGAATCCTGACCTCAGAGGAGATGCTGTGATCAGCCCGGAGCGACTGAACGAGATCGCCGTCTGGTCGCGCGAGCTGTCCGAGAGCGAGATGGATCGCGCCTGCCGCGGCATCACCGAGAGGCAGCTCCACGCCGGTGCCTATCTGTTCCACCGCGGCGACCGCTTCGATGCCTGGGCGGGGGTGATCTCCGGGATCGTCAAGATGAGCAATTTCACCTCCGGCGGAAAGGCGGTGAGCTATACAGGGCTCACCAAGGGCGGCTGGTTCGGTGAGGGCTCGGTGCTCAAGGACGAGCCGCGCCAGTACGATATCATTGCGCTGCGCGAGACGCGGGTGGCGCTGCTGAATGGGCCGACCTTCCGCTGGCTGTGCGAGAATTCCACGCCGTTCAACCGGTTCCTGGTGCGCCAGCTCAACGAGCGGCTGGGCCAGTTCATCGCGCTGCTGGGCCACGACCGTGGCTTCGAGGCGACGACACGGCTTGCGCGCTGTATCGCCTGGCTGTGCAATCCGGTGCTGTCGCCTGGTGTCGGAAACCGACTGGAGATCAGCCAGGAGGAACTCGGCCTGCTGAGCGGCCTGTCACGCCAGATGGCGAACCGCTGCCTGAAGGTGCTCGAGGAAGAGGGGCTGGTGCGCGTCGAGCCAGACGGGATCGGCATCCTCGATCTCGATGGGCTCAAGCATTTCGGCGAATAGTCGCAGGTCGCGGGCCATCCGGACTGTCGCACCACGCTGGCACAGTCGGCACATTCGCGGTGCCTTAAGGTGAAGCGCACAAGGTCGCACATGTCGGGGCGGACGAGGGCCGCATCTCCCGATGGTCCGCCAGCTCGCTGAGCGAGCGCTGATGACGGCGCGAACACACTCCGACACATCTAGATGACCGACGGCCGCCCTGTCTGTCAACTGGATGACGGCGCGTTGGATCCACATTTGCGACTGGTTGCGGCCGAAACGGTATCCCTTCAGCTCGATCGGGCCCTTCTGCTTGATCGGGGATGCCGGTCGGACGTAACGTCTAAGCAATACGACAAGCGCCGCGAAAAAGCGGCGCGGCCTTTCAGGTGGGGAAAACGCGGATGGCCGAAACCACTGTCGCATCCGTTGACGACACGTTTCCGAAGCTGTTGATCCGCAATGCCCGCGTTCGCGGCGCAAGACCCGCGATCCGGAAGAAGGATCTTGGCATCTGGCAGACCTGGACGTGGTCGCAGGTGCTGGACGAGGTGCGCGCCTTCGCGCTCGGTCTCGAGGCGTTGGGGCTGAGGCCCGGCGACAAGGTCGCGATCATCGGCTCGAACCGGCCGCCGCTCTACTGGTCGATCTGCGCCGCGCAGAGCCTTGGCGCGATCCCGGTGCCGATCTACCAGGACTCCGTCGCCGCCGAGATGGTGTTCGTCCTGCAGCACGCGGAGGCCCGCTTCGCCGTTGTCGAGGACCAGGAGCAGGTCGACAAGCTCCTGTCACTGTCGGGCGAACTGAGCCGGCTTGAGCACATCATCTACGACGAGGATCGCGGCCTCAAGGACTACGACCACAGCCGTCTGCATCCGTTCCGCGCGGTTCAGCAGATGGGGCGGGAGGTGCTGGCCAAGGACGGGTCGGCGCTCGCGCGCTGGGAAGCCAGCGTCGCCCGGGGCAAACCCGACGACCTCGCGGTGATCCTGTATACGTCCGGCACGACCGGCCAGCCCAAGGGTGTGATGCTCTCCTTCCGGAACACGGTGGAGGCGGCGCGCATCGGCTGCACCTTCGACCGACTGACCGATCAGGACGAGATCCTTGCCTACCTGCCGATGGCCTGGGTCGGCGACCACATCTTCTCCTATGCCGAATCCTACTGGTCGGGGTTCTGCGTGGCCTGTCCGGAATCGCCGGCGACGATGCTGTCCGACCTCAAGGAGATCGGGCCGACCTTCTTCTTTGCGCCGCCACGCATCTTCGAGAACATCCTGACGACGGTGATGATCCGCATGGAGGACGCCGGCGCGATCAAGCGGCGCATGTTCCATTACTTCCTGAAGGTCGCGCGGCGCTCCGGAGAGAAGATCCTGAACGGTGACAGCGTGCCGTTGGGCGATCGCCTACTTTACGCGATCGGCCACATCCTGGTCTATGCGCCGCTGAAGAACGTGCTCGGTCTCACCCGGATGCGGGTCGGTTACACCGCCGGCGAGGCGATCGGGCCGGAAATCTTCCGCTTCTACCGTTCGCTCGGTCTGAACCTGAAGCAGTTGTACGGGCAGACCGAGGCGAGCGTCTTCGTTACCGTCCAGCCGGACGGCGAGATCCGCGCCGATACCGTCGGCAAGCCGGCACCGGAAGTCGAGATCCGCATCGACGAGGCCACCGGCGAGGTGCTCTACCGCTCGCCGGGCGTCTTTGTCGGCTACTACAAGAACGAGGATGCGACGAGGTCCACCAAGACCGATGACGGCTGGGTGCATACCGGCGATGCCGGCTTCTTCGATCATGAGGGGCATCTGCGGATCATCGACCGGGCCAAGGATGTCGGCAGCCTCGCCGACGGTACGCTGTTCGCGCCGAAATACATCGAGAACAAGCTCAAGTTCTATCCGAACATCAAGGAGGCTGTCGCCTTCGGGAATCAGCGCGAATTCGTGACGGTGATGATCAACATAGACCTGTCGGCGGTGGGAAACTGGGCCGAGCGGAACAACATCTCCTATGCAAGCTACCAGGAGCTCGCAGGGATGGATCAGGTCTACGACATGATCGAGGCGCATGTGCGCGAGGTGAACCGTGATCTTGCGTCAGAACCGAAGATGGCGGGGTCGCAGATCCACCGTTTCCTGATCCTTCACAAGGAGCTTGACGCGGATGACGGCGAACTGACGCGCACCCAGAAGGTGCGCCGCCGCTTCATCGCCGAGCGATACCAGCCGCTGATCGACGCGCTCTACGGCGGAGCGAGCGAACAGGACATTGCGACCGAGGTAACCTTCGAGGATGGGCGGAAGGGCGTGATCCGGGCGCGGGTAAAGATCAGGGACGTCGAGACATACGGCCCGCTACTGCAGAAGGAGGCCGCGGAATGAGGGCTCCGAGCGATCAGGCAACGGGCGAACAGTTGCTGGCGGTCGAGAACATCTCGCTGTCATTCGGCGGGGTGAAGGCGATCCGCGACGTGTCCTTCGACATCCGGCGCGGCGAGATCCGCGCGATCATCGGCCCGAACGGCGCCGGCAAGACGTCGATGCTCAACGTCATCAACGGCTTCTATCATCCGCAGGAGGGCGTGATCACCTATCGCGGCAACCGACGGTCGAAGATGAAGCCGTACGAGGCGGCGATGCAGGGGATCGCCCGCACCTTCCAGAACGTCGCCCTGTTCCGCGGCATGACGACGCTGGACAACATCATGGCCGGGCGCACGCTGAAGATGCACCGCGGCTTCTTCTGGCAGTGCCTGTACTGGGGGCCGGCCCAACGCGAGGAGGTGGAGCATCGCCAAAAGGTCGAGGAGATCATCGATTTCCTCGAGATCCAGGCGATCCGCAAGACACCGGTCGGGCGGCTGCCCTACGGATTGCAGAAGCGGGTCGAGCTCGCCCGTGCGCTGGCGATGGAGCCGGAGCTGCTGCTGCTCGACGAACCGATGGCCGGCATGAACCTCGAGGAAAAGGAGGACATGAGCCGCTTCATCCTGGACGTGAACCAGCAGCTCGGCACGACGATCGCACTGATCGAGCACGACATGGGGGTGGTGATGGATCTGTCCGACCGTGTCGTGGTGCTCGATCACGGCGTCAAGATCGCCGACGGCACGCCCGATGCCGTCCAGTCGAACCAGGACGTCATCGACGCCTATCTCGGCGTCGCGCACTAGGGGGCTCGGACGATGGACCTTCTCTACCGCATCCTGGTCGACCCCTTCGTGCAGATGGCGGGGATGCCGGACTTCTTCCTGCAGGTGATCTGGGAGGGGTTCGTCGCCGGCGTCCTCTATTCGCTGATCGCTCTCGGCTTCGTGCTGATCTTCAAGGCTTCGGGCGTGTTCAACTTCGCCCAGGGCATTATGGTCGTTTTTGCCGCGCTGACCCTGGTCGGGCTCCACGCGCTCGGCCTGCCGGCCTATGTGGCGCTGATCCTTACCATCGCGGTGATGGGCGTGCTGGCGGTGGCGGTCGAGCGGGTGATCTTCCGGCACCTGGTCAACCAGCCCGACATCATCCTGCTGATGGCCACGATCGGCCTGACCTACTTCCTGATCGGGCTCGGAGAGTTCGTGTTCGGGGGCAATCCGAAGGTGATGATCACCGCGCAGCTCGGACTGCCGACCGGATCGACCGCGATCGACGTGCTCGGCGGGCTGGTCATCCTCCAGCACATTGACATCGCGGCGGCCGTGATCGCCATCATCATGGTCGCGACCCTGGGTGTGTTCTTCAACAAGACGCGGATCGGCCGCGCGCTGCGGGCGGTTGCCGACGACCACCAGGCGGCATTGTCGGTGGGCATCTCGCTCGAGCAGATCTGGGTGATCGTCTGGTTCGCTGCCGGCATCGTCGCGCTGGCGACCGGCATCATGTGGGGGGCGCGCTCGGACGTCTCCTTCGCGCTGGAGATCGTCGCCTTCAAGGCGCTGCCGGTGCTGATCCTCGGCGGCTTCACCTCGATTCCGGGCGCCATCGTCGGCGGCCTGATCATCGGCATCGGCGAGAAGATCGGCGAGATCTACTGGGGCCCGCTGGTCGGCGGCGGCATCGAGAGCTGGCTCGCCTACGTCATCGCGCTGATCTTCCTGCTGTTCCGGCCGCAGGGCCTATTCGGCGAGCGGATCATCGAACGGGTTTGAGGATCTGAAGCATGCTCTATCGCGAAGCCGGCCAGTTCAAAACCAGCTATGAAGCCGACCAGGCTGTCTTCCCGATCCTGCAGGATCGAATCGGGGTGATGGTCATTCTGGCGGTGGCGGTGGCGATCCCCTTCTTCGCCAGCAACTTCGTCCTGGCCTCGATCATGATCCCGTTCCTGATCTTCGCGCTGGCGACGATCGGGCTCAACGTGTTGACCGGCTATGCCGGCCAGCTGTCGCTCGGCACCGGCGCCTTCATGGGGGTGGGTGCCTATTCCTGCTACAAGCTGACGACCTTCTTCCCGGATGTGAACATCATCGTGCTGGTGCTGCTGTCGGGACTGTTCTCGGCGGGGATCGGGATGGTGTTCGGCCTGCCGTCGCTGCGGATCAAGGGCCTCTACCTGGCAGTGACGACGCTGGCGGCGCAGTTCTTCCTCGAATGGTGTTTCATCCGCATCCCCTGGCTCTACAATTACAACCATTCCGGCGCGATAGAGGTGCCCGAGCGGACCGGTTTCGGCGGCGTGGTGCTCACCGGGCCGGCTGCGACGCCGTTCGTGCGCTATTTCGTCGTGCTCGCCATCGTCGTGGCGATGACGATCATCGTGAAGAATATTCTCAGGGGAAGGATCGGTCGCAGCTGGATGATGATCCGCGACATGGACATCGCCGCCGAACTGATTGGCGTCAGACCTCTGGTCGCCAAGCTCTCCGCCTTCGCGGTGTCGTCCTATATCTGCGGCGTCGCCGGCGCGATGATGGTGTTCTTCTGGCTTGGCGCCGCGGAGGCATCGGCCTTCGCGATCAGCCTGTCGTTCCAGATCCTGTTCATGGCGATCCTCGGCGGGCTTGGCAGCCTGATCGGCTGCTTTTTCGGTTCGGCCTTCATCTGGGCGCTACCGGTGGTGCTGCGGCTGGTGCTGCCCTCGGTCGGTATCCAGATCGGAGCGGAAACCGTCGAGCATCTGACCCAGATGATCATCGGCGCGCTGATCATCTTGTTCCTGATCGTCGAGCCGCACGGACTCGCCCGACTGTGGCAGATCGCCAAGGAAAAGCTTCGCGTCTGGCCGTTCCCCTATGCCTGACGCACATCCGGCCGGCCGCTGGCGGCCGGCAGCCAAGCGGCACCGGGCATCGGACCAGGCCCGGGGTGCCGGGAAGACGTGGTCCACAACGACAAACGGCCATTGGCCATCTGGGAGGTACGACATGAGGTTGAGGAAATCCCTGTTGGGGATTGCCGCCATTGCCCTGGCGGGCGGCTTCACCGCCGAGGCCTATGCGCAGGATACGGTCTACATTCCGCTCCTGTCCTATCGGACGGGTCCGTTCGCCGGTTCGGGCATTCCGATCGCCAACGGCATGTCCGACTACCTGAATCTGCTCAACGAGCGGGACGGCGGCATCAACGGCGTCAGGATCGTCGTCGAGGAATGCGAGACGGGTTACGACACCCAGAAGGGCGTCGAGTGCTACGAGTCGGTGAAGGCCAAGAACCCACTGGTGATCAATCCGTACTCGACGGGCATCACCCTGCAGGTGATCCCGAAGGCCGCTGTCGACAAGATCCCGGTGCTATCGATGGCCTACGGCCTCTCCGCCTCGGCGATCGGCGAGGTGTTCCCGTGGGTCTTCAATCCGCCGGCAACCTACTGGGACGGCGCGTCGGCCATCATCAAGTATATTTCCGAGCGCGAAGGCGGTCTCGACAAGCTCTCCGGCAAGAAGATCGGCTACATCTTCCTGGACGCCGGCTATGGCCGCGAGCCGATCCCGCTGCTCGAGCAGCTCGCCAAGGATTACGGCTTCACGCTGCTGCAATATCCGGTTCCCGCCCAGGAGATGCAGAACCAGTCGTCGCAGTGGCTCAACGTGCGCCGTGACCAGCCCGACTACATGGTGATGTGGGGATGGGGCGCCATGAACCCGACCGCAGTCAAGGAAGCGGTCAAGATCCGCTATCCGATGGACAAGTTCATCGGCGTGTGGTGGTCGGGTGGGGACGATGACGCCCGCGCCGGCGGCGAACAGGCCAAGGGTTACAAGACGGTCAACCTGCAGGGTGTCGGCGACGGGTTCCAGGCGATCCAGGACATCAAGAAGCTGCTGGTGGACACCGGCAAGTCGCAGACACCTGCCTCCATGCTCGGCGAGAACCTGTACAACCGCGGCGTCTACAACTCGGTGCTGATGGCCGAGGCGATCCGCGTCGCTCAGGAGATCACCGGCAAGAAGGTGATCGACGCCGCCGACATGCGGATCGGTCTGGAGAATCTCGAAATCTCCGAGGAGCGCTGGAAGGAGATCGGACTGGAAGGTTTCGCGCCGCCGATCAAGGTCACCTGCACCGATCACAATGGCCACCATCCGGTCTACATCGCCGAATGGGACGGCCAGAAGTGGGTGCAGGTCTCCGAGTGGTTCGCGCCGATGACCGACGTCGTGCAGCCGCTGCTGGAAGCTGCCGCCAAGGAGTATGTCGCGAAGAATGCTCCCTGGCCGGCGCGCACCGAGGAATGCCGTCAGTAACGGCCGCTGGCGGGACCGCGGCATCGCGCCGCGGTCCCGCCGATGCCACCGATCACAAGAGGACGCCCATGAGCTCCGTTGCGGCGCAGCCCGTCCCGGCCACCCCTGCCATTGCCGAGCCGGTGCTGTCGGTGAACAACATCGAAGTGATCTACGACCACGTCATCCTTGTGCTCAAGGGGGTCTCGCTGACCGTGCCGGAGGGCGGCATCGTGGCGCTGCTCGGCGCCAACGGGGCCGGCAAGACGACGACGCTCAAGGCCGTGTCGAACCTGCTCAGGGCCGAGCGCGGAGACGTCACGAAGGGCTCGATCGTGTTCCGTGGCGAGCGGGTCGAGGCATTGTCGCCGAACCAGCTCGTGCGTCGCGGCTGTATCCAGGTGATGGAGGGCCGGCACTGTTTCGGGCATCTCACGGTCGAGGAGAACCTGCTGACCGGCGCCTTCACCCGCCGCGACGGCGCGGCGGCGATCCGTTCGGACCTCGAGATGGTCTACAGCTATTTCCCGAGGCTGAAGGAGCGTCGCCAGAGCCTGGCGGGCTACACGTCCGGCGGCGAGCAGCAGATGTGCGCGATCGGCAGGGCGATGATGGCCCGCCCGAAGATGATCCTGCTCGACGAGCCGTCGATGGGTCTGGCGCCACAGCTCGTCGAGGAGATCTTCGAAATCGTCAGGCAGCTCAACGGTAACGAGGGCGTCAGCTTCCTTCTCGCCGAGCA encodes:
- a CDS encoding AMP-dependent synthetase/ligase, with translation MAETTVASVDDTFPKLLIRNARVRGARPAIRKKDLGIWQTWTWSQVLDEVRAFALGLEALGLRPGDKVAIIGSNRPPLYWSICAAQSLGAIPVPIYQDSVAAEMVFVLQHAEARFAVVEDQEQVDKLLSLSGELSRLEHIIYDEDRGLKDYDHSRLHPFRAVQQMGREVLAKDGSALARWEASVARGKPDDLAVILYTSGTTGQPKGVMLSFRNTVEAARIGCTFDRLTDQDEILAYLPMAWVGDHIFSYAESYWSGFCVACPESPATMLSDLKEIGPTFFFAPPRIFENILTTVMIRMEDAGAIKRRMFHYFLKVARRSGEKILNGDSVPLGDRLLYAIGHILVYAPLKNVLGLTRMRVGYTAGEAIGPEIFRFYRSLGLNLKQLYGQTEASVFVTVQPDGEIRADTVGKPAPEVEIRIDEATGEVLYRSPGVFVGYYKNEDATRSTKTDDGWVHTGDAGFFDHEGHLRIIDRAKDVGSLADGTLFAPKYIENKLKFYPNIKEAVAFGNQREFVTVMINIDLSAVGNWAERNNISYASYQELAGMDQVYDMIEAHVREVNRDLASEPKMAGSQIHRFLILHKELDADDGELTRTQKVRRRFIAERYQPLIDALYGGASEQDIATEVTFEDGRKGVIRARVKIRDVETYGPLLQKEAAE
- a CDS encoding Crp/Fnr family transcriptional regulator is translated as MISPERLNEIAVWSRELSESEMDRACRGITERQLHAGAYLFHRGDRFDAWAGVISGIVKMSNFTSGGKAVSYTGLTKGGWFGEGSVLKDEPRQYDIIALRETRVALLNGPTFRWLCENSTPFNRFLVRQLNERLGQFIALLGHDRGFEATTRLARCIAWLCNPVLSPGVGNRLEISQEELGLLSGLSRQMANRCLKVLEEEGLVRVEPDGIGILDLDGLKHFGE
- a CDS encoding indolepyruvate ferredoxin oxidoreductase family protein, which produces MPGGNAMTLKSVTLDDKYDLTKDSVFVSGTQAVLRLTLMQKERDRRAGLNTAGYVTGYRGSPLGSLDQTFGRARTLLGANDIVFQPGLNEDLAATALWGTQQAELRGDGAYDGVFGIWYGKGPGVDRSGDVFRHANLAGTSPHGGVIALMGDDHTCESSTTAHQSEFAFVDAMIPILSPAGVQEILDYGLHGWALSRYAGTWCGIKCVKDTIESTAIVDGRVDRVAIVTPTDFQMPVGGLNIRINDHPILQEARLHDFKRDAVLAYLRANRLDRIILQGGTTPRLGIATLGKSYLDVRQALEDLGIDEVRAAALGIRLYKIACPWPLEPEGARRFADGLDMIIVVEEKRSLVETQFKELLYGMANAPVIVGKHDEQGRTLLPSKGALDPNDIAIAIGERVLRFVDDAAVAARLAEIRKFQAVLAETQDVAIRTPYFCAGCPHNTSTVVPEGSRAYAGIGCHYMAQWMDRQTEGYTQMGGEGANWVGEAPFSKRKHVFQNLGDGTYNHSGYLAIRAAAASGVNITYKILFNDAVAMTGGQRHEGGLTVDQIARQVAAEGARQVVVVTDEPDKYPTGTAFPPGTTIHHRSELDEVQKSLREVPGLSVLIYDQTCAAEKRRRRKRGQFPDPARRIFINELVCEGCGDCGVQSNCVAIQPVETEFGRKRQIDQSSCNKDYSCLKGFCPSFVTVEGGRLRKGVGPAGVRGGDVDVSDLPVPDLPRIDGTYDVVVTGVGGTGVVTIGALIGMAAYLEGKGCGIIDMAGLAQKGGSVLTHLKIADSPEAISAIRVSAGAAELVLGCDIVVAGTKKVLASVRPGHTEVVVNTHATYPGDFAKNANFTLPIERLKRAIRGQAGQGHVHTVDATGLATALLGDAILGNIFMLGFAYQLGRLPLSAEALERAIELNGVAIRENIAAFRWGRRAAVDPAGVEKLAEPDKGADPVHDISATLDEMIERRVRFLTAYQDSAYAGRYRARVETVRAAETAAMPGETALTEAVARYLFKLMAYKDEYEVARLYTDGTFLKAVRDTFEGDYRLKFHLAPPLTNKPDPATGRPKKTTFGPWMMTGFRILASLKRLRGTRLDIFGYSHERRTERRLIADYEAMLDEILAGLSPATHAIAVALASIPEKIRGYGPVKARHLAAAKAEEAALLDSFRSGGAAARQAAE
- a CDS encoding ABC transporter substrate-binding protein, which produces MRLRKSLLGIAAIALAGGFTAEAYAQDTVYIPLLSYRTGPFAGSGIPIANGMSDYLNLLNERDGGINGVRIVVEECETGYDTQKGVECYESVKAKNPLVINPYSTGITLQVIPKAAVDKIPVLSMAYGLSASAIGEVFPWVFNPPATYWDGASAIIKYISEREGGLDKLSGKKIGYIFLDAGYGREPIPLLEQLAKDYGFTLLQYPVPAQEMQNQSSQWLNVRRDQPDYMVMWGWGAMNPTAVKEAVKIRYPMDKFIGVWWSGGDDDARAGGEQAKGYKTVNLQGVGDGFQAIQDIKKLLVDTGKSQTPASMLGENLYNRGVYNSVLMAEAIRVAQEITGKKVIDAADMRIGLENLEISEERWKEIGLEGFAPPIKVTCTDHNGHHPVYIAEWDGQKWVQVSEWFAPMTDVVQPLLEAAAKEYVAKNAPWPARTEECRQ
- a CDS encoding ABC transporter ATP-binding protein, which produces MSSVAAQPVPATPAIAEPVLSVNNIEVIYDHVILVLKGVSLTVPEGGIVALLGANGAGKTTTLKAVSNLLRAERGDVTKGSIVFRGERVEALSPNQLVRRGCIQVMEGRHCFGHLTVEENLLTGAFTRRDGAAAIRSDLEMVYSYFPRLKERRQSLAGYTSGGEQQMCAIGRAMMARPKMILLDEPSMGLAPQLVEEIFEIVRQLNGNEGVSFLLAEQNTNMALRYAGYGYILENGRVVLDGDAATLRENEDVKEFYLGIGGGERRSFRDVKSYRRRKRWLS
- a CDS encoding branched-chain amino acid ABC transporter permease, which codes for MDLLYRILVDPFVQMAGMPDFFLQVIWEGFVAGVLYSLIALGFVLIFKASGVFNFAQGIMVVFAALTLVGLHALGLPAYVALILTIAVMGVLAVAVERVIFRHLVNQPDIILLMATIGLTYFLIGLGEFVFGGNPKVMITAQLGLPTGSTAIDVLGGLVILQHIDIAAAVIAIIMVATLGVFFNKTRIGRALRAVADDHQAALSVGISLEQIWVIVWFAAGIVALATGIMWGARSDVSFALEIVAFKALPVLILGGFTSIPGAIVGGLIIGIGEKIGEIYWGPLVGGGIESWLAYVIALIFLLFRPQGLFGERIIERV
- a CDS encoding ABC transporter ATP-binding protein, coding for MRAPSDQATGEQLLAVENISLSFGGVKAIRDVSFDIRRGEIRAIIGPNGAGKTSMLNVINGFYHPQEGVITYRGNRRSKMKPYEAAMQGIARTFQNVALFRGMTTLDNIMAGRTLKMHRGFFWQCLYWGPAQREEVEHRQKVEEIIDFLEIQAIRKTPVGRLPYGLQKRVELARALAMEPELLLLDEPMAGMNLEEKEDMSRFILDVNQQLGTTIALIEHDMGVVMDLSDRVVVLDHGVKIADGTPDAVQSNQDVIDAYLGVAH
- a CDS encoding branched-chain amino acid ABC transporter permease, giving the protein MLYREAGQFKTSYEADQAVFPILQDRIGVMVILAVAVAIPFFASNFVLASIMIPFLIFALATIGLNVLTGYAGQLSLGTGAFMGVGAYSCYKLTTFFPDVNIIVLVLLSGLFSAGIGMVFGLPSLRIKGLYLAVTTLAAQFFLEWCFIRIPWLYNYNHSGAIEVPERTGFGGVVLTGPAATPFVRYFVVLAIVVAMTIIVKNILRGRIGRSWMMIRDMDIAAELIGVRPLVAKLSAFAVSSYICGVAGAMMVFFWLGAAEASAFAISLSFQILFMAILGGLGSLIGCFFGSAFIWALPVVLRLVLPSVGIQIGAETVEHLTQMIIGALIILFLIVEPHGLARLWQIAKEKLRVWPFPYA